From Gimesia panareensis, the proteins below share one genomic window:
- a CDS encoding deoxyribonuclease IV, with translation MPLLGAHQSIAGGYYKAVDLAAEYEMDCVQIFTKNNNQWRAKPLTDKDVQLFQEHLEATGVSRPCSHMSYLINLASPKDELWNKSIDAVVVELERAEALGLEGAVMHPGSYVTSSEEEGLDRIVAAIDQIHEKTNGFQTQIWLETTAGQGSNLGFKFEQLAYMLNQVQERERLGICVDTCHIFAAGYPLIEEEEYQSTMSELDQVIGYDRVRAFHLNDSKCEFGSRKDRHENIGRGYLGLEPFRHLLNDPNFQDRPMYLETPKDAEDGVPLDQVNMQTLRGLCES, from the coding sequence ATGCCATTACTGGGAGCGCATCAGTCTATTGCTGGTGGATATTATAAAGCCGTTGATCTGGCTGCCGAATATGAGATGGATTGTGTGCAGATCTTCACCAAGAATAATAACCAGTGGCGGGCCAAGCCACTGACGGACAAAGATGTGCAGTTGTTTCAGGAGCATCTGGAAGCGACGGGCGTCAGTCGGCCCTGTTCGCATATGAGTTATCTGATCAACCTGGCCAGTCCCAAGGATGAACTCTGGAACAAATCGATCGATGCGGTGGTGGTGGAACTGGAGCGCGCCGAAGCCCTGGGGCTGGAAGGAGCCGTGATGCATCCCGGCAGTTATGTGACTTCCAGCGAGGAAGAGGGGCTGGACCGGATCGTAGCGGCCATCGATCAGATTCACGAAAAAACCAATGGCTTTCAGACCCAGATCTGGCTGGAGACCACCGCCGGGCAGGGATCGAACCTGGGATTTAAATTTGAACAGCTGGCGTACATGCTGAATCAGGTCCAGGAGAGAGAACGGCTGGGGATCTGTGTCGATACCTGTCATATTTTTGCAGCCGGCTATCCGTTGATTGAAGAAGAAGAATATCAGTCCACGATGTCGGAACTGGATCAGGTGATTGGTTACGATCGTGTGCGCGCCTTCCACTTGAATGACAGCAAGTGTGAATTTGGCAGCCGCAAAGACCGCCATGAAAACATTGGTCGTGGCTATCTGGGGCTGGAACCCTTCCGCCACCTGCTTAACGATCCGAATTTTCAGGATCGCCCGATGTATCTGGAAACCCCTAAAGATGCAGAGGATGGCGTGCCCCTGGATCAGGTCAATATGCAGACGCTGCGCGGGCTGTGTGAGAGCTGA
- a CDS encoding KAP family P-loop NTPase fold protein produces MVLKAASLIDSPIKSNSDDFFEFDYLVSLLSARIDQCEKSLSDTVALYGPWGSGKSSILALTQHKSKSRHHWFLFDALRYQSHGDIIVPLLHFIASQAAPAHKLGFKKLSELLLNAARKYVSERLPETKIIFEGARQIDQAMNVKNGLPESYAVQVEHCFRQLISLILDQGQGRVVIAIDNLDRCRPDAVLLIIETLHLVLNVPGVTFIVAVDQDAIIRFINGRYLGNGTEAALYLEKIFPDYYRVPTPWSYDEWSQDQDPISRYLSGLTKNTEAKKIRKYVRTMWAIISYSQALKNPRRIKRIVRRLSLLKSPRWGENSAKFVGFFFLVALSDIWPHAYRAFYYAEPDEWESFIEWIVLDYDFQKAHKKSNITITERKLRLLAEDESLVEFIVATTQCFSSSEDFDIQAFNQSIIKNYNALWNLLDHVAQIGL; encoded by the coding sequence ATGGTACTAAAAGCCGCATCACTGATTGACTCTCCCATCAAATCCAACTCCGATGATTTCTTCGAATTCGACTATCTGGTTTCTTTACTTTCTGCTCGAATCGATCAATGCGAGAAGTCGCTTTCTGATACGGTCGCGCTGTACGGCCCCTGGGGCAGCGGTAAGTCCAGCATTCTTGCGCTGACTCAGCACAAAAGCAAAAGTCGGCACCACTGGTTTTTATTCGATGCACTCAGATACCAGTCCCACGGCGACATCATCGTTCCTCTGTTGCACTTCATCGCTTCACAAGCCGCACCTGCACACAAGCTTGGATTTAAAAAACTCTCTGAACTATTACTCAATGCTGCCAGAAAATATGTCTCCGAAAGATTACCGGAGACCAAAATCATCTTCGAAGGAGCCCGGCAGATTGATCAGGCCATGAACGTGAAAAATGGCTTACCTGAATCGTATGCAGTCCAGGTGGAACATTGCTTTCGACAATTAATTTCACTCATCCTGGACCAAGGCCAGGGACGTGTCGTCATAGCCATTGACAACCTTGACCGGTGCCGTCCCGACGCTGTCTTGCTCATCATTGAAACACTGCATCTCGTCTTGAATGTACCGGGGGTCACTTTTATTGTCGCTGTAGACCAGGACGCCATCATTCGTTTCATCAACGGCCGCTACCTTGGAAATGGAACTGAAGCGGCATTGTACCTCGAAAAAATATTCCCTGATTATTACCGGGTCCCCACCCCGTGGTCTTATGACGAATGGAGCCAGGATCAGGATCCAATCAGCAGATATTTGTCGGGATTGACGAAAAATACAGAAGCAAAGAAAATCCGGAAATATGTTCGAACCATGTGGGCGATCATCTCGTATTCTCAGGCACTTAAAAACCCCAGACGCATCAAGCGAATTGTACGACGGCTGTCACTGCTTAAATCACCCCGCTGGGGCGAGAACAGTGCCAAATTCGTCGGGTTCTTTTTTTTAGTCGCCTTGAGTGACATCTGGCCTCATGCTTACCGTGCATTTTATTATGCAGAACCGGATGAATGGGAATCTTTCATTGAATGGATTGTCCTCGACTATGATTTTCAGAAAGCTCATAAAAAATCAAACATCACCATTACCGAAAGAAAACTGCGTTTATTAGCTGAAGACGAATCACTGGTGGAGTTTATTGTTGCTACCACTCAATGTTTTTCCAGCAGCGAAGACTTCGACATCCAGGCCTTCAATCAATCGATTATCAAAAACTACAACGCACTCTGGAATTTACTGGATCATGTTGCTCAGATTGGTCTCTAG
- a CDS encoding PilZ domain-containing protein yields MEETPWSRPTMDDLKHVLESFGNSDAVNVRDVDRLELSVPAEVKTMRGNTISAMTREISRQGLGLLHKGMINPGEVTVKLASETREFEYRVQIMWCTPCENGMFISGGEFLTKPEN; encoded by the coding sequence ATGGAAGAAACGCCCTGGAGCCGTCCCACAATGGACGACCTGAAACATGTATTGGAAAGTTTCGGTAACAGCGATGCCGTGAATGTCCGTGATGTGGATCGCCTGGAACTCTCTGTGCCCGCGGAAGTGAAAACCATGCGGGGGAATACCATTTCAGCCATGACACGCGAAATCAGCCGCCAGGGACTGGGACTGCTGCACAAAGGGATGATCAATCCGGGTGAAGTGACAGTCAAACTGGCCAGCGAAACACGCGAGTTTGAATACCGGGTTCAGATCATGTGGTGCACCCCCTGTGAAAACGGCATGTTCATCAGCGGTGGTGAATTTCTCACGAAACCGGAAAACTGA